Proteins from a single region of Malaclemys terrapin pileata isolate rMalTer1 chromosome 23, rMalTer1.hap1, whole genome shotgun sequence:
- the RNF41 gene encoding E3 ubiquitin-protein ligase NRDP1 — protein sequence MGYDVARFQGDVDEDLICPICSGVLEEPVQAPHCEHAFCNACITQWFSQQQTCPVDRSVVTVAHLRPVPRIMRNMLSKLQITCDNAVFGCTAVVRLDNLMSHLNDCEHNPKRPVTCEQGCGLEMPKDELPTHNCIKHLRSVVQQQQTRIAELEKTSAEHKHQLAEQKRDIQLLKAYMRAIRSVNPNLQNLEETIEYNEILEWVNSLQPARVTRWGGMISTPDAVLQAVIKRSLMESGCPTSIINELIENAHERNWPQGLATLETRQMNRRYYENYVAKRIPGKQAVVVMACENQHMGEDMVLEPGLVMIFAHGVEEI from the exons ATGGGGTATGATGTAGCCCGCTTTCAGGGGGATGTGGACGAAGACCTTATATGCCCCATCTGCAGCGGAGTCCTGGAGGAGCCGGTGCAG GCTCCTCATTGTGAACACGCCTTCTGCAATGCCTGCATCACCCAGTGGTTCTCCCAGCAGCAGACCTGCCCCGTGGACCGCAGCGTAGTCACTGTGGCCCACCTCCGCCCCGTGCCCCGGATCATGCGGAACATGCTCTCCAAGCTGCAGATCACCTGCGACAACGCGGTTTTTGGCTGCACGGCGGTCGTGCGACTCGACAACCTGATGTCTCACCTCAATGACTGTGAGCATAATCCAAAGCGGCCGGTGACGTGCGAGCAAGGATGCGG cttgGAAATGCCCAAAGACGAGCTGCCGACTCACAACTGCATCAAGCACTTAAGGTCGGTGGTGCAGCAACAGCAGACGAGAATTGCTGAGCTGGAGAAGACTTCAGCGGAGCACAAGCATCAGCTAGCCGAGCAG AAACGGGACATCCAGCTGCTGAAGGCCTACATGCGAGCCATCCGCAGCGTCAACCCCAACCTGCAGAACCTGGAAGAGACCATTGAATACAATGAAATCCTAGA GTGGGTGAACTCCTTGCAGCCTGCCCGGGTGACGCGATGGGGCGGGATGATCTCCACACCGGACGCCGTCCTCCAGGCGGTCATCAAGCGCTCACTGATGGAAAGCGGGTGCCCCACGTCCATCATCAACGAGCTGATCGAGAACGCCCATGAGCGGAACTGGCCGCAGGGCCTGGCCACCCTGGAAACCCGCCAGATGAACCGGCGCTATTATGAGAACTACGTGGCCAAGCGCATCCCCGGCAAGCAGGCCGTGGTGGTGATGGCCTGCGAGAACCAGCACATGGGGGAGGACATGGTGCTCGAGCCGGGGCTGGTGATGATATTTGCACACGGAGTGGAGGAGATCTAA
- the LOC128828434 gene encoding E3 ubiquitin-protein ligase NRDP1-like yields the protein MWSVEQEFLDRKVNLQWPLKCLLTPFPPSSVVPSTPASGLAVGGGYRSGWVLATVMSNGLWSSAFRKEIGRIAEEELMCCSPLNAPHCEHAFCNACITQWFSQQQTCPVDRSVVTVAHLRPVPRIMRNMLSKLQITCDNAVFGCTAVVRLDNLMSHLNDCEHNPKRPVTCEQGCGLEMPKDELPTHNCIKHLRSVVQQQQTRIAELEKTSAEHKHQLAEQKRDIQLLKAYMRAIRSVNPNLQNLEETIEYNEILEWVNSLQPARVTRWGGMISTPDAVLQAVIKRSLMESGCPTSIINELIENAHERNWPQGLATLETRQMNRRYYENYVAKRIPGKQAVVVMACENQHMGEDMVLEPGLRDSPPARRASPRGPSAPPTVPLGPHIPPRAP from the exons ATGTGGTCAGTGGAACAGGAGTTCCTGGATAGAAAAG TGAATCTGCAGTGGCCACTGAAATGTTTA ttaacccccttccccccgagTTCAGTGGTGCCTTCGACCCCGGCTAGCGGGCTGGCTGTGGGTGGAGGCTATCGCTCAGGCTG GGTTCTGGCGACGGTGATGAGCAATGGG CTCTGGAGTTCTGCTTTCCGAAAGGAGATCGGCCGGATCGCTGAGGAAGAGCTGATGTGTTGCTCGCCCTTAAAC GCTCCTCATTGTGAACACGCCTTCTGCAATGCCTGCATCACCCAGTGGTTCTCCCAGCAGCAGACCTGCCCCGTGGACCGCAGCGTAGTCACTGTGGCCCACCTCCGCCCCGTGCCCCGGATCATGCGGAACATGCTCTCCAAGCTGCAGATCACCTGCGACAACGCGGTTTTTGGCTGCACGGCGGTCGTGCGACTCGACAACCTGATGTCTCACCTCAATGACTGTGAGCATAATCCAAAGCGGCCGGTGACGTGCGAGCAAGGATGCGG cttgGAAATGCCCAAAGACGAGCTGCCGACTCACAACTGCATCAAGCACTTAAGGTCGGTGGTGCAGCAACAGCAGACGAGAATTGCTGAGCTGGAGAAGACTTCAGCGGAGCACAAGCATCAGCTAGCCGAGCAG AAACGGGACATCCAGCTGCTGAAGGCCTACATGCGAGCCATCCGCAGCGTCAACCCCAACCTGCAGAACCTGGAAGAGACCATTGAATACAATGAAATCCTAGA GTGGGTGAACTCCTTGCAGCCTGCCCGGGTGACGCGATGGGGCGGGATGATCTCCACACCGGACGCCGTCCTCCAGGCGGTCATCAAGCGCTCACTGATGGAAAGCGGGTGCCCCACGTCCATCATCAACGAGCTGATCGAGAACGCCCATGAGCGGAACTGGCCGCAGGGCCTGGCCACCCTGGAAACCCGCCAGATGAACCGGCGCTATTATGAGAACTACGTGGCCAAGCGCATCCCCGGCAAGCAGGCCGTGGTGGTGATGGCCTGCGAGAACCAGCACATGGGGGAGGACATGGTGCTCGAGCCGGGGCTG